The Paraconexibacter algicola genome includes the window CGCGCTCGCCACCGTGTGCGGCCCGCGGCCGCGGACCGCGCCGCCGAGCGCGCGGCGGACCGTGACATCGCCGCCGAGCTCCGCGGCGAACGTCACGTCGGCGCCGGACTGCAGCGCAGCGAGGTAGCCGTCCATCACGCGGCGCAACGGCTTCAGCGACAGCTCGCGCACGCGCGCGCCGGAGGCCTCGAGGGCGCGCGCGGCCCGCTCGCGCGCCTCGCGCAGGTCGCGGCGCAGCGGCCAGGCGCTCGTGTCCTGCGTGACGATCACGTCCAGGGCGGCGAGGTCGACGTCCGCCGGGTCGCCGAGCGCGACGTCGCGCGCCCGCGCGTCGAGGCCGTCGGGTCCGGCGATGATCCGCAGCAGCCCGATCAGGTCCTCCGCCCGGCGCGCGAGCGGGCCCATCGTCAGCAGGCGCGCCGCCTCCCCGTGCGTGACCGGGAACTGCCCGGTGTTCGGCACGAGCCCCGGGGACGGCTTGAGCCCGAAGACGCCGTTGAAGAACGCCGGCAGCCGGATCGACCCGCCGATGTCCGAGCCCAGGCCGAAGGGCGAGCCGCCACTGCCGACCGCGGAGCCCTCCCCGCCACTGGAGCCGCCCGCGATGCGCGTCGGGTCGTAGGCGTTGGAGGTCCGACCGTAGACGTGGTTCTGCGACTCGATCCACATGCACAGCTCGGACGTGTTCGTCACCCCGAGCGGGATCGCGCCCGCGTCCAGCAGGCGCTGCACGGCGGGCGCGGACCCGGGCGCGCGGTGGTCGCGGCGGCTGACGAGGCCCGCGCAGTTCGGCATCCCGGCGAGCTCGATCGACTCCTTGACCGTGCAGGGCACGCCCAACAGCGGCGGCAGCTGCTCGTCCGGGTCCGCGGCGGCGATCCGGGCGTCCGCCGCGTCGGCGTCGGCGAGCGCGGCGTCGAAGCGGTCGTGCGCGACCGCACGCAGCGCCGGATGGCGGCGGCGCAGCAGCGCGACGTGCGCCTCGACGACGGCGCGCGAGGAGGTCTCCCCCGTGCGGATCGCGTCCGCGAGCGCGGTGGCGGACCGCTCGGTGAGGGCGGTGGCGGGGACGGATGCGGCGGACATCGACGATGAACGGTAGCGTTCAGCCGGACGGGTCGGGAGAGCCACGGGAGGTTTCGTGATGGGACGAGGGACGGTCGCGCTGCTGGCGCTGGCCACGACGCTGCTGACGCCGGGAGCCGCGCTCGCGGCGGGCGTCGAGATCGACGTGCTGAGCAACCGCGCGGACCTGCTGTCCGGCGGCGACGCGCTCGTCGCGATCGCCGTGCCCGAGGGCCGGCGCGTCCAGGACCTGCGCGTGACGCTCGGGTCCACCGACGTGACGAAGCAGTTCGCCGTCCGCGCCGACGGCCGCTTCGGCGCGCTGCTCACCGGGATCCCCGACGGTCCCGTCCGCCTCGCCGCCCGGCTCCCCGACCGCACCGGCGCGTCGATCCGGCTCGTCGGGCATCCCAACGGCGGCCCCGTGTTCGCCGGCCCGCAGGTCCAGCCATGGGCCTGCCAGTCCGGCGCCCGCGACGCGCAGTGCAACCAGCCGGCGAGCTACCAGCTGCTCTACCGCGGCGACCGCGGCTTCCGGCCCTACGACCCGGCGAGCCCGCCGCGCGACCTGCGCTCGACCACGACCGACGGCGGGCGCACCGTCCCGTTCGTCGTGCGCGTCGAGACCGGCTACCAGGACCGCGACCAGTACCGGATCGCCACCCTGCACGATCCCGCCCGGGAGTGGGACCCGTGGGCGCCCCAGCCGCAGTGGAACCGCAAGCTCGTCATCACGCACGGCGGCTCGTGCGGCGTCGATCGCGCCGTCGGCAGCGCCCCGGACGTGCTCAACGAGGAGCTGCTCGGCAAGGGCTTCATGGTCATGAGCACCGCCCTGAACAACCTCGGGCACAACTGCAACCCGGCGCTGATCGCCGAGTCGGAGATCATGGCCCGTGAGCGGATCGTCGAGCAGTACGGCGAGGTCCGGCGCACGATCGGCACCGGCAGCTCCGGCGGCGCGATCGCGCAGCTCATGATCGCCCACGCCTACCCGGGCTTCTACGACGGCATCACCACCGGTGCGACGTTCGCGGACCTCCTCACCACCGGACGCCACGCGGTCCACGGGCACCTGTTCAAGGAGCTCTTCCGCGGGATCAGCGACGGTCCCGGCGGGCTCTACACGCCGCTGGACCAGGCGGAGGTGTCCGGCTCCCCGCTCGCCACGCTGGACGACCAGCTGTTCGACCTCGCGTTCTGGTCGAACATCACCGGCGAGAGCGGGTGCGGCGGCATGGACCCGGCGCTGAAGTGGTCGCCGTCCAACCCCGGCGGGGTGCGCTGCGGCGTGCTGGACCACAACATCGCCGTCTTCGGCAAGGGCGAGAGCGGCTACGCGGGCGTCCCGCTGGACAACGTCGGGATCGAGTACGGGCGCAAGGCGCTCCTCGCCGGCCGGCTCACGCCGGCGAAGTTCGTGGACGTCAACGCGCGGATCGGCGGGCTCGACAAGACGACCTTCGGCGCGGCACCGGGCCGCACGAGCGCCGACCCGCAGGCGCTGCGCAACGCGTACCGGTCCGGCTACATGGCGATCGGCAACACCCTCGGGCAGACCCCGCACATCGAGTACCGCGGCTCCAACGAGGTGACCGCGCACGTCACCTACCCGAGCCTCGCGCTGAACGCGCGCCTGGATCGCTTCGAGGGCACGCACGCCAGCCACGTCCTCTGGCAGGGCCCGGTCCCGCTGATCGGCAACATCACGTTCCCGAACCGGTCCGTGCTCGAGATCGACCGCTGGATCGCGCGCATCCAGGACGACCGGTCGGGTCGCACGCAGGCCGAGAAGGTCCGGGCCAACCGGCCCGCGGACCTCACCGACCGCTGCGAGCTCGCCACCGGTCTCGAGCAGCAGGGCACCGACTGCCCGCTGCTGACCCGCTTCTACGACTCGCCGACGAACGTCGCCGGTGAGGGACCGCGCAACGACGTGCTCAAGTGCCAGCTCAAGCCGCTGCGCCGTGAGGACTACCCGGGCGTGACGTTCACCGACGCGCAGTGGGCGACGCTGCAGGCGACGTTCCCGACCGGTGTCTGCGACTGGAGCAAGCCGGGCGTCGAGGAGACCCCGACCGTGCCCTGGCTCACCTACGAGGACGGTCCCGGCGGCCGCGAGCTCGGCCCGGTCCCCGCCGCCGTGCCGTTCGCGGGCGTGCGCGCGCTGCGCGTCGGGTCGACCGTCCGGCGGCTCGGCCGTCCCGGCGTGCGGTCGGTGCGGATCGTGCTCGAGAAGGCGCGCGGCTCGGTCGCCGCGCGCCGTGTCGCCGTGCGCGTGCTCGACGCGCGCGGTCGACTCGTCGCGTCGTCCCGGCCGCGGACCCTGCGCGGCCCTAGGACCGGCGTGCAGCTGCGTCGCCTGCGCCGCGTCGCGCCGGGCAGCACCCTGAGCGTGACCGTCCGGTCGGTCGACGCCGCGGGCGCCCCGGTCGACGCCGGCACCGTGCGCGTGCGCCTCGCGCGCTGACGCCCGGGCGCCTGCGGCGGCGCCACGGGCGCGGCCGGAGGCGTGATTGGCGCCCGCGGCGGCGCCGCACGGCCGTTCTGGGTGATCTGCGTGCCACATATGGCCTCGAGATCACCCAGGACGACGCCGGGCGGGCGCGCTCGACCCGTTCTGGGTGACCTCGACGCCATATCTGGGTCCCGGATCACCCAGAACCCGGGCGCCCGCCGTGATGAGCGCGGGCGGGCCGGCGGGC containing:
- a CDS encoding DUF6351 family protein; this translates as MGRGTVALLALATTLLTPGAALAAGVEIDVLSNRADLLSGGDALVAIAVPEGRRVQDLRVTLGSTDVTKQFAVRADGRFGALLTGIPDGPVRLAARLPDRTGASIRLVGHPNGGPVFAGPQVQPWACQSGARDAQCNQPASYQLLYRGDRGFRPYDPASPPRDLRSTTTDGGRTVPFVVRVETGYQDRDQYRIATLHDPAREWDPWAPQPQWNRKLVITHGGSCGVDRAVGSAPDVLNEELLGKGFMVMSTALNNLGHNCNPALIAESEIMARERIVEQYGEVRRTIGTGSSGGAIAQLMIAHAYPGFYDGITTGATFADLLTTGRHAVHGHLFKELFRGISDGPGGLYTPLDQAEVSGSPLATLDDQLFDLAFWSNITGESGCGGMDPALKWSPSNPGGVRCGVLDHNIAVFGKGESGYAGVPLDNVGIEYGRKALLAGRLTPAKFVDVNARIGGLDKTTFGAAPGRTSADPQALRNAYRSGYMAIGNTLGQTPHIEYRGSNEVTAHVTYPSLALNARLDRFEGTHASHVLWQGPVPLIGNITFPNRSVLEIDRWIARIQDDRSGRTQAEKVRANRPADLTDRCELATGLEQQGTDCPLLTRFYDSPTNVAGEGPRNDVLKCQLKPLRREDYPGVTFTDAQWATLQATFPTGVCDWSKPGVEETPTVPWLTYEDGPGGRELGPVPAAVPFAGVRALRVGSTVRRLGRPGVRSVRIVLEKARGSVAARRVAVRVLDARGRLVASSRPRTLRGPRTGVQLRRLRRVAPGSTLSVTVRSVDAAGAPVDAGTVRVRLAR
- a CDS encoding amidase; the encoded protein is MSAASVPATALTERSATALADAIRTGETSSRAVVEAHVALLRRRHPALRAVAHDRFDAALADADAADARIAAADPDEQLPPLLGVPCTVKESIELAGMPNCAGLVSRRDHRAPGSAPAVQRLLDAGAIPLGVTNTSELCMWIESQNHVYGRTSNAYDPTRIAGGSSGGEGSAVGSGGSPFGLGSDIGGSIRLPAFFNGVFGLKPSPGLVPNTGQFPVTHGEAARLLTMGPLARRAEDLIGLLRIIAGPDGLDARARDVALGDPADVDLAALDVIVTQDTSAWPLRRDLREARERAARALEASGARVRELSLKPLRRVMDGYLAALQSGADVTFAAELGGDVTVRRALGGAVRGRGPHTVASALLLGAERASGVLPAGMTRRSLEAGRRLAAEVEEVIGDGVLLHPPFGRVAPRHGRTVGRPWSIHHAAIFNLLGLPVVQTPLGLNAQGLPLGVQVAAPRDHDHVAIAVALELERAFGGWVPPAA